A window of the Polaribacter sp. HaHaR_3_91 genome harbors these coding sequences:
- a CDS encoding endonuclease: protein MKKTLLILLLFSSFLINAQAESYYSDVDLTKYELDLKEELANKTITAHTNILSYGWPALQATDVNPENDQEVLLIYGYSTSGTTARTRGIYENGGGSNDWNREHTYAKSLGTPNLGTAGPGADAHHLRPSDVGFNGQRGSLKFADGSGNAGPVSGGWYPGDEWKGDVARMMMYMYIRYGDQCKPTGVGIGNLVGPDDEMIDLFLEWNVEDPVSDFERQRNTYHDSNETYAQGNRNPFIDNAYLATRIWGGDNALDSWGIYLTPDTEAPTVPTDVSLSNITTSTIDVTWTASTDNEAVTKYEVYANAVLQGNTASTTYTLTNLAPNSSYSITVLAKDIANNKSAQSVAENATTLTDVTPPSVPTDITISNQISSGFKINWTASTDNSGVASYDIFIDGSLKETVQNTEYQVTGLTASTTYNVTVSAKDIAGNASEQSAITQAITGTENTGTSCGEETFELIPTNSSSYSTRTWTGDNGLEWTATLARTDQELNGRAITFDVRDSKTGSLTSSTFAGGIGSLTASTLRAFSGGSGTLNVLVNGNIVGTLPYGDEIQTTTISDINISGDVTVVLNESSSEGERVIIDDLTWTCYSTLSTKENLFNSFKMYPNPADSNKVYFKLTESAEVKVYNVLGKLIKTLNVNTNNNSMDVSSLSKGIYLVKINSDNQSISKKLIKN from the coding sequence ATGAAAAAAACGTTACTTATACTTTTATTATTCTCTTCATTCTTAATAAATGCTCAAGCAGAATCTTATTATAGCGATGTAGATTTAACAAAATATGAACTAGATTTAAAAGAAGAACTAGCTAATAAAACAATAACAGCTCATACAAACATACTTTCTTATGGTTGGCCAGCTTTACAAGCAACAGATGTAAACCCAGAAAATGACCAAGAAGTATTATTAATTTATGGTTATTCTACATCTGGCACAACTGCTAGAACAAGAGGTATCTATGAAAACGGAGGTGGTTCTAATGACTGGAATAGAGAACACACCTATGCAAAGTCTCTAGGAACGCCTAATCTAGGTACTGCTGGACCTGGTGCAGATGCACATCATTTACGTCCATCTGATGTTGGTTTTAATGGTCAAAGGGGGAGTCTAAAATTTGCAGATGGTTCTGGAAATGCTGGTCCAGTTTCTGGAGGATGGTATCCTGGTGATGAATGGAAAGGAGATGTTGCTAGAATGATGATGTATATGTACATTCGCTATGGTGACCAATGTAAACCTACTGGTGTTGGTATTGGAAACCTTGTTGGTCCAGATGATGAAATGATCGATTTATTCTTAGAGTGGAATGTAGAAGATCCTGTATCAGATTTTGAAAGACAAAGAAATACCTACCATGATTCTAATGAAACTTATGCACAAGGAAATAGAAACCCTTTTATAGACAATGCTTACTTAGCTACAAGAATTTGGGGAGGAGATAATGCTTTAGATTCTTGGGGAATCTATTTAACTCCAGACACAGAAGCTCCTACAGTACCTACAGATGTTTCTCTTAGCAATATTACAACTTCAACTATAGATGTAACTTGGACAGCTTCTACAGATAATGAAGCAGTAACAAAATATGAAGTTTATGCAAATGCGGTATTACAAGGTAACACAGCAAGTACAACATACACTTTAACTAATTTAGCACCAAATTCATCTTATAGTATTACTGTTTTAGCTAAAGATATTGCAAATAATAAATCGGCTCAATCTGTAGCTGAAAATGCTACCACATTAACAGATGTAACACCTCCATCAGTACCTACAGATATTACTATTTCTAATCAAATAAGTTCTGGTTTTAAAATAAACTGGACAGCTTCAACAGATAATTCTGGTGTAGCTAGTTATGATATTTTTATAGATGGATCTTTAAAAGAAACAGTACAAAATACAGAATACCAGGTTACAGGTTTAACTGCATCAACAACTTATAATGTAACTGTTTCTGCAAAAGATATTGCAGGAAATGCTTCTGAACAATCAGCTATAACACAAGCTATAACAGGAACAGAAAATACAGGAACATCTTGTGGTGAAGAAACTTTTGAATTGATACCAACTAACAGTAGCTCATATTCTACTAGAACTTGGACAGGTGATAATGGCTTAGAATGGACTGCTACTTTAGCTAGAACAGATCAAGAATTAAATGGTAGAGCAATTACCTTTGATGTTAGAGACAGTAAAACGGGTTCACTTACTTCATCTACATTTGCAGGCGGAATAGGAAGTTTAACAGCTTCAACTTTACGTGCTTTTTCAGGAGGTTCTGGTACATTAAATGTTTTAGTGAACGGAAATATAGTAGGTACATTACCTTATGGTGATGAAATTCAAACTACAACAATTTCAGATATTAATATTTCTGGAGATGTAACTGTTGTTCTAAATGAATCTAGCTCTGAAGGTGAACGTGTAATCATAGACGATTTAACTTGGACATGCTACTCTACTTTAAGTACAAAAGAAAATCTATTTAACTCTTTTAAAATGTACCCAAATCCAGCAGACAGCAATAAAGTGTATTTTAAATTAACAGAAAGTGCAGAGGTTAAGGTTTACAATGTTTTAGGAAAATTAATTAAAACACTAAA
- a CDS encoding endonuclease has translation MVKKLLLFILTITSFISFSQEDYYDDVNLQLTGIALKDALAAKIISTHSNMLTYTPGVWEASKITDLDTAEPDNVVLIYGWEDGTDSDITNDKTRDNSLQDAGTGATFVWNREHVFSKSLANPSLITDNPGAGTDAHNLRPADKNRNSERNNYKFALGSGNSGRSSITYNGPDGADTRGWYPGDEWKGDVSRIIMYMYLRYGSQCLPTNVGVGDTKFTPDEMIDLFLKWNREDPISGIEKRRNTYHENTSNTYAQGNRNPFIDNPFLATRIWGGDNAEDTWGIYTSSDTEAPTAPTNVTLSNQTLTSIDISWTASTDNIGVVQYQVYVNNVLTKQTTTATSASITGLETNTTYNFKVIAKDLINKSEASNEVVGTTLADTKAPSIPTNVTITDITDSSFNINWSASSDNNEVAGYDIFIDGNFKETSTTTTYAVIGLATSTTYSIMVLAKDKDDNKSAQSTAINATTTDGASGGSASELFFSEYFEGDGGTNKALEIVNLTGGTVSLSGYVIKLDRNDTGEWVSPLALDSGTVKNIVPGDVFVIGNGKNSIPELQTYSETNTIGQVDLVQPVIEETNWGQPINFTGNDAIGLFKDNILIDIIGEFGNGANFAANKTLRRNGDISAPNTTFDLQGEWTPFPANTADGLGSFTSTLSISKNTFKTFKMFPNPTDGNSIYFNITEDATIHIYTVLGKLTKSVNVTQSKNKIDISDLSKGVYLLKINSDKQFITKKLIKN, from the coding sequence ATGGTAAAAAAACTACTTCTTTTTATTTTAACAATTACATCTTTTATATCTTTTTCTCAAGAAGATTATTACGATGATGTAAATTTACAACTAACTGGTATTGCTTTAAAAGACGCCTTAGCTGCAAAAATTATTAGTACACATTCTAATATGTTAACCTATACACCTGGTGTTTGGGAAGCTTCTAAAATTACAGATCTAGATACCGCAGAACCAGACAATGTTGTTTTAATTTACGGTTGGGAAGATGGTACTGACAGCGATATTACTAATGACAAAACTAGAGATAATTCTTTGCAAGATGCTGGTACAGGTGCTACTTTTGTATGGAATAGAGAACACGTATTCTCTAAATCGCTTGCTAACCCAAGTTTAATTACAGACAACCCAGGTGCAGGAACAGATGCGCATAATTTAAGACCCGCAGACAAAAATAGAAACTCAGAAAGAAATAACTACAAATTTGCACTAGGTAGTGGAAACTCAGGACGTTCTTCTATTACTTACAATGGCCCTGATGGAGCAGACACAAGAGGCTGGTATCCTGGAGACGAATGGAAAGGAGATGTTTCTAGAATTATAATGTACATGTATCTTCGTTATGGCAGCCAATGTTTACCAACAAATGTTGGGGTTGGTGATACTAAATTTACACCAGATGAAATGATTGATTTATTCTTAAAATGGAATAGAGAAGATCCCATTTCAGGTATTGAAAAAAGGAGAAACACGTATCACGAAAATACTTCTAATACGTACGCTCAAGGAAATAGAAATCCATTTATAGACAATCCGTTTTTAGCTACTAGAATTTGGGGAGGAGATAATGCTGAAGATACTTGGGGAATTTATACAAGTAGTGACACAGAAGCTCCTACTGCGCCAACTAATGTTACTTTAAGCAACCAAACCTTAACTTCTATAGATATTTCTTGGACTGCTTCTACAGATAATATTGGCGTTGTACAATACCAAGTGTATGTTAATAATGTTTTAACAAAACAAACAACAACAGCTACCTCTGCCTCTATTACAGGTTTAGAAACAAATACAACTTATAATTTTAAAGTAATTGCTAAAGATTTAATTAACAAATCTGAAGCAAGTAATGAAGTGGTAGGTACAACCTTAGCAGATACTAAAGCACCATCAATTCCTACAAACGTAACCATTACAGACATAACAGATAGTTCTTTTAATATAAACTGGTCTGCATCTTCAGATAACAACGAAGTAGCCGGTTATGATATTTTTATTGATGGAAACTTTAAAGAAACATCTACTACAACTACTTATGCTGTTATTGGTTTAGCAACATCTACTACTTATAGTATTATGGTTTTAGCAAAAGATAAAGATGATAATAAATCGGCACAAAGTACTGCCATAAATGCAACTACAACAGATGGAGCATCTGGTGGCTCTGCTTCAGAATTATTTTTCTCTGAATATTTTGAAGGAGACGGAGGAACAAACAAAGCATTGGAAATTGTTAATTTAACTGGAGGTACAGTAAGTTTATCTGGTTATGTAATAAAACTAGATAGAAATGATACTGGCGAATGGGTATCTCCACTAGCACTAGATAGCGGAACTGTTAAAAATATTGTTCCCGGAGATGTTTTTGTAATTGGAAATGGAAAGAACTCTATTCCAGAATTACAAACTTATTCAGAAACAAATACCATTGGTCAGGTAGATTTGGTACAACCAGTTATTGAAGAAACGAACTGGGGGCAACCTATAAACTTTACAGGTAATGACGCCATTGGTTTATTTAAAGATAACATATTAATAGATATAATAGGAGAATTTGGTAACGGCGCTAATTTTGCAGCAAACAAAACATTAAGAAGAAATGGCGATATAAGTGCACCAAATACAACTTTTGATTTACAAGGAGAATGGACACCTTTTCCTGCAAATACTGCAGACGGTTTGGGTAGTTTTACTTCTACTTTGAGTATTTCTAAAAATACATTTAAAACTTTTAAAATGTTTCCAAACCCAACAGATGGAAATAGCATCTATTTTAATATTACAGAAGACGCTACGATTCATATCTATACTGTTTTAGGAAAATTAACAAAATCTGTTAATGTTACTCAAAGTAAAAATAAAATTGATATATCAGATTTATCTAAGGGTGTTTACCTACTTAAAATTAATTCTGATAAACAATTTATCACTAAAAAATTGATTAAAAATTAA
- a CDS encoding T9SS type A sorting domain-containing protein: protein MITQVYQFGIEKWIEITNIGTTDIPANTIKIQLYKDTTGDQTGVTPDVSDIVDSVLKVGESVLFKNSVNTVSHVNATATIITNNELTDLDDTTNDIITLSAASGTYSWANRYDVVSNITNKTSFVRIDETTSTNKDYDATEWVVFIDDAIATYDVVNSAISTDIIQRRHPQDLLISEILSSNTDANTLLGLHRIKETTRNLDGTWDNGFPDRSRYVIIDEDYNHTTDRLSARKLKIDTSKELLVTNNLLVVTNDIELNGNIRLSGTSQLVQTHTSLSTVSGSGLLFVDQKSEVPSKYRYNYMSSPVTTLGENTYTLETVLRNGTITNTPKEITYVSGYDGAVNGTDISLADYWVYTYAAGSNGRSNWEHKYKDGAINKGDGYIFKGPGQEQNYTFVGTPNDGEFNTINEINPGQSYLIGNPFPSAMNARKFIEDNEDSITGALYFWQHVGEDEDEGTAGHNFAGYIGGYATQNKTMGTAANATSQNEPVNYTLEAEDALEGDGFEISIPMIGFSVVSLNNEDHITFPNISRGVDSLRITYASFYDKTLKIKINNVDRGEITFPNTGLLYKELKIALCMEAGSNVTLTSSTDGHSIFVDKIVFKDEDGQISCAPSTGGEEYADKYKTPEPYIAVGQGFFIEGNTTNGKIVFNNSQREYITKESGESVFFKSEKKTTEKSSNLGLPILKLGMNYSNTLGNNLHRQIGISFNQTNSFEHEKGYDSEMYDINPTDFYWKFPNNTSSYVIAGVQQISNELEVPLEVVVNQNSVITINIDEIKNINQDIYIKDKLTGKTQKINDASATYQLKKGTYTDRFVLAFTTVQDAVLSIENELLSTYTNVYADNKNNQIVIFKNNDVEINNIALFNILGKKVILWDIKEQKSDYQLDIYKQLPTGVYIVKMDTNKGITSKKVVVE from the coding sequence ATGATAACACAAGTATATCAATTTGGCATAGAAAAATGGATTGAAATTACAAATATAGGAACTACAGATATCCCTGCTAATACTATTAAAATTCAATTATATAAGGATACTACAGGCGATCAAACAGGTGTTACACCAGATGTCTCTGATATTGTAGACTCAGTTTTAAAAGTAGGCGAATCTGTATTGTTTAAAAACTCAGTAAATACAGTTTCTCATGTAAATGCAACAGCTACAATAATTACAAATAATGAGTTAACAGATTTAGATGACACAACTAATGATATCATTACACTTTCAGCTGCTTCAGGAACTTATTCATGGGCAAACAGATACGATGTTGTTTCAAATATTACCAACAAAACTTCATTTGTAAGAATAGATGAAACGACTAGTACTAATAAAGATTATGACGCTACTGAATGGGTAGTATTTATAGATGATGCAATAGCTACTTATGATGTAGTAAATAGTGCTATATCTACAGATATTATCCAAAGAAGACATCCGCAAGATTTATTAATATCAGAAATACTAAGTTCTAATACCGATGCAAACACATTACTTGGTTTACATAGAATTAAAGAAACTACTAGAAATTTAGACGGAACTTGGGATAATGGTTTTCCTGACAGATCTCGTTATGTTATAATAGATGAAGATTACAACCATACAACAGATAGATTAAGTGCTAGAAAACTAAAAATAGACACTTCTAAAGAATTATTAGTAACAAATAATCTATTAGTAGTTACTAATGATATCGAATTAAATGGAAACATACGTTTATCTGGTACTTCTCAATTAGTACAAACACATACAAGTTTAAGTACAGTATCTGGTTCTGGTTTACTTTTTGTTGATCAAAAATCTGAAGTACCTAGTAAGTATCGTTATAACTATATGAGTTCTCCAGTAACTACTTTAGGAGAAAACACCTATACTTTAGAAACTGTTCTTAGAAACGGAACAATAACTAATACTCCAAAAGAAATTACTTATGTTTCTGGCTATGATGGTGCTGTTAATGGTACTGATATTTCTTTAGCAGATTATTGGGTATACACATATGCTGCAGGCAGCAACGGTAGATCTAATTGGGAGCATAAATATAAAGACGGAGCTATAAATAAAGGAGATGGTTACATATTTAAAGGACCCGGACAAGAACAAAACTACACATTTGTAGGTACACCAAATGATGGTGAGTTTAATACTATTAATGAAATAAACCCTGGACAATCTTACTTAATTGGTAATCCTTTTCCATCTGCAATGAATGCTAGAAAATTTATAGAAGATAACGAAGATTCTATAACAGGTGCCTTATACTTTTGGCAACATGTAGGAGAAGATGAGGATGAAGGAACTGCAGGGCATAATTTTGCAGGTTATATTGGTGGTTACGCTACTCAAAATAAAACAATGGGTACTGCAGCAAACGCTACTAGCCAAAATGAACCCGTAAATTATACTTTAGAAGCAGAAGATGCTCTTGAAGGAGATGGATTTGAAATATCAATACCAATGATAGGTTTCTCTGTAGTTTCTTTAAATAATGAAGACCATATTACGTTTCCTAATATTTCTAGAGGTGTAGATTCATTAAGAATAACCTACGCATCTTTTTATGATAAAACATTAAAAATTAAAATTAACAATGTAGACAGAGGAGAAATTACATTCCCTAACACTGGTCTATTATATAAAGAGCTTAAAATTGCTTTATGCATGGAAGCTGGTAGTAATGTTACATTGACTTCTAGTACTGATGGCCATAGTATTTTTGTTGACAAAATAGTTTTTAAAGATGAAGACGGACAAATATCTTGTGCTCCGAGTACAGGTGGCGAAGAATACGCAGATAAATACAAGACTCCAGAACCGTATATTGCTGTTGGACAAGGTTTTTTCATTGAAGGTAATACAACAAACGGAAAAATTGTTTTTAACAATAGCCAAAGAGAATACATAACAAAAGAATCTGGAGAATCTGTATTCTTTAAAAGTGAAAAGAAAACAACAGAAAAGTCATCAAACTTAGGCTTACCAATCTTAAAGTTGGGTATGAATTATTCTAATACATTAGGAAACAATTTACATCGCCAAATAGGTATTTCTTTTAACCAAACAAACTCGTTTGAGCATGAAAAAGGATATGATTCTGAAATGTATGATATTAACCCAACGGACTTCTATTGGAAATTTCCTAACAACACTAGTAGCTACGTTATTGCAGGTGTACAACAAATTTCAAATGAATTAGAAGTTCCTTTAGAAGTTGTTGTGAACCAAAATAGTGTAATTACTATAAATATCGATGAAATAAAAAACATCAATCAAGATATATATATAAAAGACAAATTAACAGGTAAAACACAAAAAATAAATGACGCTAGTGCTACATATCAGTTAAAAAAAGGTACTTACACAGATAGATTTGTTTTAGCATTTACCACTGTACAAGATGCTGTACTTAGTATTGAAAACGAGCTATTGTCTACCTATACAAATGTATATGCCGACAATAAAAATAACCAAATTGTAATTTTTAAGAACAATGATGTAGAAATTAATAACATAGCGTTATTTAATATTCTTGGTAAAAAAGTAATTCTTTGGGATATTAAAGAACAAAAAAGTGACTACCAACTAGACATCTACAAACAATTACCAACAGGTGTTTATATTGTAAAAATGGACACTAATAAGGGGATTACAAGTAAAAAAGTAGTTGTAGAATAA
- a CDS encoding RsmB/NOP family class I SAM-dependent RNA methyltransferase: MRLHRNLTFAVIDSIRDIFNEGVYADKAVEKALKRDKRWGARDRKFVAETIYDIVRWNRLYSEIAEVKAPYDRDNIWRLFSVWCILRGIALPDWNQIGDVPERRIKGRFAELSRTRKYRESIPDWMDEMCAKELGEEIWTKEIAALNVQASVILRTNTLNITRGVLQKKLKAEGVNTEFVPNHPDALILPERANVFKTEAFHSGYFEVQDASSQLVAAYLDVKPGMKVIDTCAGAGGKTLHLSALMENKGQIIAMDIYESKLRKLKVRAKRNKAHNIDMRVIDSTKPIKKLQGKADRVLIDAPCSGLGVIRRNPDSKWKLQPEFIENIKKIQQDVLQQYSTMVKPGGKMVYATCSVLPSENQEQVNHFLTSDAGKDFTFVSDKKVLAHISGFDGFYMALLERK, translated from the coding sequence ATGAGATTACACAGAAACTTAACTTTTGCAGTTATTGACAGCATAAGAGATATATTTAATGAAGGTGTTTATGCTGATAAAGCAGTAGAAAAAGCTTTAAAACGAGATAAACGTTGGGGAGCAAGAGACCGTAAATTTGTAGCAGAAACCATATACGACATTGTTCGTTGGAATCGTTTATATAGCGAAATTGCAGAAGTAAAAGCTCCGTATGACAGAGATAATATTTGGAGGTTGTTCTCTGTATGGTGCATTCTAAGAGGAATTGCTTTACCAGATTGGAACCAAATTGGTGATGTACCAGAAAGAAGAATTAAAGGACGTTTTGCAGAATTATCTAGAACCCGAAAATATAGAGAATCTATTCCAGATTGGATGGATGAAATGTGTGCTAAAGAATTAGGTGAAGAAATTTGGACAAAAGAAATTGCAGCTTTAAATGTACAAGCAAGTGTAATTTTAAGAACCAATACTTTAAATATTACTAGAGGAGTTCTTCAGAAAAAATTAAAAGCAGAAGGCGTAAATACAGAATTTGTACCAAATCACCCTGATGCTTTAATTTTACCAGAAAGAGCTAATGTTTTTAAAACGGAAGCTTTTCATAGTGGTTATTTTGAAGTTCAAGATGCTTCATCGCAACTTGTTGCTGCCTATTTAGACGTAAAACCAGGTATGAAAGTTATTGATACTTGTGCAGGTGCTGGAGGTAAAACTTTACATTTATCTGCTTTAATGGAAAATAAAGGTCAAATTATTGCCATGGATATTTACGAAAGTAAATTGCGTAAATTAAAAGTGAGAGCAAAGAGAAACAAAGCACACAATATTGATATGCGTGTTATAGATTCTACAAAACCTATTAAAAAATTACAAGGTAAAGCAGACAGAGTTTTAATTGATGCTCCTTGTTCTGGTTTAGGTGTTATTCGTAGAAACCCAGATTCTAAATGGAAATTACAACCAGAATTTATAGAAAATATTAAAAAAATTCAACAAGACGTTTTACAACAATACTCTACAATGGTTAAACCAGGTGGAAAAATGGTGTACGCTACGTGTTCTGTATTACCATCAGAAAACCAAGAGCAAGTTAATCATTTCTTAACATCAGATGCAGGAAAAGATTTTACCTTTGTGTCTGATAAAAAAGTGTTAGCGCATATTTCTGGTTTCGACGGATTTTATATGGCACTTTTAGAAAGAAAATAA
- a CDS encoding T9SS type A sorting domain-containing protein has product MFDILGKKVSISNIKEQKDTYQLKIKTQIPTGIYIVKMKTNKGETNKKWL; this is encoded by the coding sequence TTGTTTGATATCCTTGGTAAAAAAGTAAGTATATCGAATATTAAAGAACAAAAAGATACGTACCAATTAAAAATTAAAACGCAAATACCAACAGGTATATACATTGTAAAAATGAAAACCAATAAAGGTGAAACTAATAAAAAGTGGTTATAG